The following are from one region of the Camelus ferus isolate YT-003-E chromosome 13, BCGSAC_Cfer_1.0, whole genome shotgun sequence genome:
- the LOC102521376 gene encoding olfactory receptor 2A12: MQEPNQSSVTEFILLGFTFSPRTTPLFFSAFLITYLLIILGNSLITILICLDSHLHTPMYFFIGTLSMLDLGYTTTTMPQMLAHLASQKKTISFASCVAQMYIFLVLGITESWLFTIMSVDRYVAICHPLKYKVIMNPWLCGVMVMFCGLWGVISALVYTAFAMRLPYCGPNNINHFFCEVPAVLKLACADTSVNDQVDFILGFSVILVPLSLILVIYINIFFAILKIRSVQGRLKAFSTCASHITVVTMFCVPAMVMYMKPGSEAFPEEDKKLALFYNVVSAFLNPIIYSLRNKDVKRAFLKVMGWGRAPE, from the coding sequence ATGCAAGAGCCTAACCAGTCCTCTGTGACTGAATTCATCCTTCTGGGCTTTACCTTCAGCCCCAGGACCACTCCTCTGTTCTTCTCAGCCTTCCTGATAACCTATTTGTTGATTATTTTGGGCAACAGCTTGATCACCATCCTCATCTGCCTGGACTCACACCTCCACACACCCATGTACTTCTTTATTGGCACCCTTTCCATGTTGGATCTGGGCTATACCACCACAACTATGCCCCAGATGTTGGCACATCTGGCCAGCCAGAAGAAGACCATCTCTTTTGCCAGCTGTGTGGCCCAAATGTACATATTTTTGGTGCTGGGTATCACTGAGTCCTGGCTCTTTACCATCATGTCTGTAGACAGGTATGTGGCCATCTGCCACCCACTCAAGTACAAGGTCATCATGAACCCATGGCTGTGTGGGGTAATGGTCATGTTCTGTGGACTCTGGGGTGTCATCTCTGCTCTTGTTTACACTGCCTTTGCCATGCGTCTGCCCTACTGTGGCCCCAATAATATCAACCACTTCTTCTGTGAAGTCCCTGCAGTCTTGAAGCTGGCTTGTGCGGACACCTCAGTCAATGACCAGGTAGACTTCATTCTTGGCTTTAGTGTCATCCTGGTTCCACTTTCCCTCATCCTTGTCATTTACATCAACATCTTCTTTGCCATCTTGAAGATCCGTTCAGTCCAGGGGCGGCTgaaggccttctccacctgtgccTCCCACATCACTGTGGTCACAATGTTCTGTGTGCCAGCCATGGTCATGTACATGAAGCCTGGCTCAGAGGCCTTCCCAGAAGAGGACAAGAAGTTGGCCCTGTTCTACAACGTCGTCTCTGCCTTCCTCAACCCCATCATCTACAGCCTCCGGAACAAGGATGTAAAGAGGGCTTTCCTCAAGGTgatgggctggggcagggccccaGAATAA